The following proteins are co-located in the Neodiprion virginianus isolate iyNeoVirg1 chromosome 6, iyNeoVirg1.1, whole genome shotgun sequence genome:
- the LOC124307900 gene encoding transmembrane protein 151B-like isoform X3 translates to MNQEAEEQRPIPQTLCGALQKEANCKCLVLSVLIYGCLAAVTWCRCANVTKVVIDFLKYPITSTKHVSPCDDGYVYIPVAFMGMLYLVYLVECYHSPIRIDLLHARSQDSILTKLAQLKMAKATIWWKAISYHYVRRKRQITRYRNGDNYTTTQVYYERVNTHAATSFYFYGYCGVKDISKELLLDPKLPITKISLTKGFAFSNMRSATEFEEARSRFFAEQEHRDDYMEMREGLDLGYNFNPTSLVAVLGKPWFTNAYVYWSLSALLLSWPLRIIIECNTQYTDYQITKLFGVNYDAPTANGQPIHASSSQLSAPGSYMLVPSYSEALLMEPAPVPVRSGVSEEPATDMVPSYSEALLYERAYDLQGEVRVEQCPEAAGGSSGGGCECPCHGQVCEAGIPGGSNRSSMEVPEEAQDNCSVGNIGRPCSSCSEEPMSVGHPDPVPRLIGGGSSRGSAEALSQGSESTRAGPQEKPRHIPRENSEPNLRTSSDQLFCGSVPVFGRGAARLSLENILEHDETVESDFGTRAEALILEEDDDFDPRRIAGTSRGAIPKTLEAPAERPKKIPSSRTYFCIKSILKQHRRRYTLVTPEELQNLVGLEQNGDVASTSRGCNPQCCGAHWERIDVNSNTLENGMPRRGQQLFQGSLDSLSSGRLSEAPSMHKRDSSRTLIFASPIQEICPSDPFGGRTLVPSENPPDYEDALDLPVLSRLKRSFTERETRTPGAGVRKHHRTFSIEPEYLFSGNRGVERRCQGDGMPYDVVIPVQNSRVIMPSQYRRTVSEDGASGSSGCCREQEPESGGRLSRLTRSLTERTSSRRNGDRDFRRSLTDRIEFSRNRPGSRKVNINMETSL, encoded by the exons ATGAACCAGGAAGCTGAAGAG CAGCGGCCAATACCGCAGACGCTTTGCGGCGCCCTACAGAAAGAAGCAAACTGCAAGTGTCTGGTCTTGTCAGTTTTGATATACGGATGTTTAGCGGCTGTGACCTGGTGCAGATGCGCGAACGTTACGAAG GTTGTTATTGACTTTTTGAAGTACCCGATTACTAGTACAAAACACGTCTCGCCATGCGACGACGGCTACGTTTACATACCG GTGGCATTCATGGGCATGCTGTACCTCGTCTACTTGGTCGAGTGTTACCACTCGCCGATAAGGATCGACCTTTTGCACGCGAGGAGCCAGGACAGCATACTCACGAAATTAGCACAGCTCAAGATGGCCAAGGCGACGATATGGTGGAAGGCGATATCTTATCACTACGTCCGCAGGAAACGCCAGATAACGAGGTACAGGAACGGTGACAACTACACCACGACTCAG GTCTATTACGAGAGGGTGAACACCCACGCTGCAACCTCGTTTTACTTCTACGGTTACTGCGGCGTCAAGGACATCAGCAAGGAGTTACTCCTGGACCCGAAATTGCCGATAACGAAAATATCCCTTACGAAGGGGTTCGCCTTTTCGAACATGAGGTCAGCGACCGAATTCGAGGAGGCGAGGTCGAGATTCTTCGCTGAACAG GAGCACAGGGACGACTACATGGAGATGCGGGAGGGCCTGGATCTGGGCTACAACTTCAACCCAACCTCCCTTGTTGCTGTCCTCGGAAAACCCTGGTTCACAAACGCTTACGTCTACTGGAGTCTGAGCGCCCTTCTCCTCAGCTGGCCCTTAAGGATCATCATCGAGTGCAACACGCAGTACACCGATTACCAA ATCACAAAACTCTTTGGCGTCAACTACGACGCACCGACCGCAAACGGACAGCCGATTCACGCTTCGTCCAGCCAGCTCAGCGCTCCTGGTTCCTACATGCTGGTTCCGAGCTACAGCGAGGCTCTGCTGATGGAACCGGCACCGGTTCCGGTTCGTTCCGGAGTCAGCGAGGAGCCTGCAACAGACATGGTGCCTAGCTACTCGGAGGCGCTATTGTACGAGAGGGCGTACGACCTCCAGGGTGAAGTGAGGGTCGAGCAGTGCCCGGAGGCGGCTGGCGGTTCCTCGGGAGGAGGCTGCGAGTGTCCGTGTCACGGACAAGTTTGCGAGGCGGGGATTCCCGGCGGGAGCAACCGAAGCTCGATGGAGGTGCCGGAGGAGGCGCAGGACAACTGCTCGGTCGGTAATATCGGCAGGCCCTGTTCGAGCTGCAGCGAGGAGCCGATGAGCGTCGGGCATCCGGATCCCGTACCCAGGCTGATCGGCGGAGGGTCGAGTCGCGGCTCGGCCGAGGCGCTGAGCCAAGGTTCGGAATCGACAAGAGCGGGCCCGCAGGAGAAGCCGCGGCATATCCCGAGGGAGAACTCGGAACCGAACCTAAGGACGAGCTCCGACCAGCTCTTCTGCGGTAGTGTTCCGGTCTTTGGTCGCGGGGCGGCGCGGCTCAGCCTGGAGAACATCCTCGAGCACGATGAGACCGTTGAGTCGGACTTCGGCACCCGGGCTGAGGCCCTGATCCTTGAGGAGGATGACGATTTCGACCCGAGACGTATCGCCGGTACGAGTCGTGGCGCGATTCCGAAAACCCTCGAAGCCCCCGCTGAGCGCCCGAAAAAGATACCCAGCTCCAGGACCTACTTCTGCATCAAGTCCATCCTCAAGCAGCACCGCCGGCGATACACTCTCGTCACACCCGAGGAACTCCAGAACCTCGTTGGCCTCGAGCAGAACGGCGATGTCGCATCTACCAGCCGCGGATGCAACCCTCAATGCTGCGGCGCTCATTGGGAGAGGATCGACGTCAACTCCAACACCCTGGAGAATGGCATGCCGCGCAGGGGGCAGCAGCTATTTCAGGGCAGCCTCGACAGCCTCAGTTCAGGACGCCTCAGCGAGGCCCCATCTATGCACAAACGGGACAGCTCGCGTACCCTCATTTTCGCCAGTCCCATTCAGGAGATATGCCCCAGCGATCCGTTCGGCGGAAGGACTTTAGTGCCCAGCGAAAATCCACCGGACTACGAGGATGCCCTGGATCTTCCTGTTCTCTCCAGACTCAAGCG GTCCTTCACGGAGCGTGAGACGCGAACCCCAGGGGCCGGGGTCCGGAAACACCATCGTACGTTCAGCATAGAGCCGGAGTACTTATTTTCGGGGAACCGGGGAGTCGAGAGGCGCTGTCAGGGTGACGGAATGCCCTACGACGTAGTAATCCCGGTACAGAATAGCAGAGTCATAATGCCGAGTCAGTATCGGCGGACAGTTTCGGAGGACGGAGCTTCCGGTTCGAGCGGTTGCTGCCGGGAGCAGGAGCCGGAATCCGGGGGCCGTCTTTCGCGGCTGACGCGTTCCCTGACGGAGAGAACGTCGTCGAGGAGAAACGGGGATCGTGACTTCCGGAGGAGCCTGACGGACAGGATCGAGTTTTCGAGGAATCGTCCAGGGAGCAGGAAGGTCAATATAAACATGGAAACCTCTTTATAA
- the LOC124307900 gene encoding uncharacterized protein LOC124307900 isoform X4, producing MFLKIFVIDPLQQRPIPQTLCGALQKEANCKCLVLSVLIYGCLAAVTWCRCANVTKVAFMGMLYLVYLVECYHSPIRIDLLHARSQDSILTKLAQLKMAKATIWWKAISYHYVRRKRQITRYRNGDNYTTTQVYYERVNTHAATSFYFYGYCGVKDISKELLLDPKLPITKISLTKGFAFSNMRSATEFEEARSRFFAEQEHRDDYMEMREGLDLGYNFNPTSLVAVLGKPWFTNAYVYWSLSALLLSWPLRIIIECNTQYTDYQITKLFGVNYDAPTANGQPIHASSSQLSAPGSYMLVPSYSEALLMEPAPVPVRSGVSEEPATDMVPSYSEALLYERAYDLQGEVRVEQCPEAAGGSSGGGCECPCHGQVCEAGIPGGSNRSSMEVPEEAQDNCSVGNIGRPCSSCSEEPMSVGHPDPVPRLIGGGSSRGSAEALSQGSESTRAGPQEKPRHIPRENSEPNLRTSSDQLFCGSVPVFGRGAARLSLENILEHDETVESDFGTRAEALILEEDDDFDPRRIAGTSRGAIPKTLEAPAERPKKIPSSRTYFCIKSILKQHRRRYTLVTPEELQNLVGLEQNGDVASTSRGCNPQCCGAHWERIDVNSNTLENGMPRRGQQLFQGSLDSLSSGRLSEAPSMHKRDSSRTLIFASPIQEICPSDPFGGRTLVPSENPPDYEDALDLPVLSRLKRSFTERETRTPGAGVRKHHRTFSIEPEYLFSGNRGVERRCQGDGMPYDVVIPVQNSRVIMPSQYRRTVSEDGASGSSGCCREQEPESGGRLSRLTRSLTERTSSRRNGDRDFRRSLTDRIEFSRNRPGSRKVNINMETSL from the exons AtgttcttaaaaatttttgtgattgACCCACTGCAGCAGCGGCCAATACCGCAGACGCTTTGCGGCGCCCTACAGAAAGAAGCAAACTGCAAGTGTCTGGTCTTGTCAGTTTTGATATACGGATGTTTAGCGGCTGTGACCTGGTGCAGATGCGCGAACGTTACGAAG GTGGCATTCATGGGCATGCTGTACCTCGTCTACTTGGTCGAGTGTTACCACTCGCCGATAAGGATCGACCTTTTGCACGCGAGGAGCCAGGACAGCATACTCACGAAATTAGCACAGCTCAAGATGGCCAAGGCGACGATATGGTGGAAGGCGATATCTTATCACTACGTCCGCAGGAAACGCCAGATAACGAGGTACAGGAACGGTGACAACTACACCACGACTCAG GTCTATTACGAGAGGGTGAACACCCACGCTGCAACCTCGTTTTACTTCTACGGTTACTGCGGCGTCAAGGACATCAGCAAGGAGTTACTCCTGGACCCGAAATTGCCGATAACGAAAATATCCCTTACGAAGGGGTTCGCCTTTTCGAACATGAGGTCAGCGACCGAATTCGAGGAGGCGAGGTCGAGATTCTTCGCTGAACAG GAGCACAGGGACGACTACATGGAGATGCGGGAGGGCCTGGATCTGGGCTACAACTTCAACCCAACCTCCCTTGTTGCTGTCCTCGGAAAACCCTGGTTCACAAACGCTTACGTCTACTGGAGTCTGAGCGCCCTTCTCCTCAGCTGGCCCTTAAGGATCATCATCGAGTGCAACACGCAGTACACCGATTACCAA ATCACAAAACTCTTTGGCGTCAACTACGACGCACCGACCGCAAACGGACAGCCGATTCACGCTTCGTCCAGCCAGCTCAGCGCTCCTGGTTCCTACATGCTGGTTCCGAGCTACAGCGAGGCTCTGCTGATGGAACCGGCACCGGTTCCGGTTCGTTCCGGAGTCAGCGAGGAGCCTGCAACAGACATGGTGCCTAGCTACTCGGAGGCGCTATTGTACGAGAGGGCGTACGACCTCCAGGGTGAAGTGAGGGTCGAGCAGTGCCCGGAGGCGGCTGGCGGTTCCTCGGGAGGAGGCTGCGAGTGTCCGTGTCACGGACAAGTTTGCGAGGCGGGGATTCCCGGCGGGAGCAACCGAAGCTCGATGGAGGTGCCGGAGGAGGCGCAGGACAACTGCTCGGTCGGTAATATCGGCAGGCCCTGTTCGAGCTGCAGCGAGGAGCCGATGAGCGTCGGGCATCCGGATCCCGTACCCAGGCTGATCGGCGGAGGGTCGAGTCGCGGCTCGGCCGAGGCGCTGAGCCAAGGTTCGGAATCGACAAGAGCGGGCCCGCAGGAGAAGCCGCGGCATATCCCGAGGGAGAACTCGGAACCGAACCTAAGGACGAGCTCCGACCAGCTCTTCTGCGGTAGTGTTCCGGTCTTTGGTCGCGGGGCGGCGCGGCTCAGCCTGGAGAACATCCTCGAGCACGATGAGACCGTTGAGTCGGACTTCGGCACCCGGGCTGAGGCCCTGATCCTTGAGGAGGATGACGATTTCGACCCGAGACGTATCGCCGGTACGAGTCGTGGCGCGATTCCGAAAACCCTCGAAGCCCCCGCTGAGCGCCCGAAAAAGATACCCAGCTCCAGGACCTACTTCTGCATCAAGTCCATCCTCAAGCAGCACCGCCGGCGATACACTCTCGTCACACCCGAGGAACTCCAGAACCTCGTTGGCCTCGAGCAGAACGGCGATGTCGCATCTACCAGCCGCGGATGCAACCCTCAATGCTGCGGCGCTCATTGGGAGAGGATCGACGTCAACTCCAACACCCTGGAGAATGGCATGCCGCGCAGGGGGCAGCAGCTATTTCAGGGCAGCCTCGACAGCCTCAGTTCAGGACGCCTCAGCGAGGCCCCATCTATGCACAAACGGGACAGCTCGCGTACCCTCATTTTCGCCAGTCCCATTCAGGAGATATGCCCCAGCGATCCGTTCGGCGGAAGGACTTTAGTGCCCAGCGAAAATCCACCGGACTACGAGGATGCCCTGGATCTTCCTGTTCTCTCCAGACTCAAGCG GTCCTTCACGGAGCGTGAGACGCGAACCCCAGGGGCCGGGGTCCGGAAACACCATCGTACGTTCAGCATAGAGCCGGAGTACTTATTTTCGGGGAACCGGGGAGTCGAGAGGCGCTGTCAGGGTGACGGAATGCCCTACGACGTAGTAATCCCGGTACAGAATAGCAGAGTCATAATGCCGAGTCAGTATCGGCGGACAGTTTCGGAGGACGGAGCTTCCGGTTCGAGCGGTTGCTGCCGGGAGCAGGAGCCGGAATCCGGGGGCCGTCTTTCGCGGCTGACGCGTTCCCTGACGGAGAGAACGTCGTCGAGGAGAAACGGGGATCGTGACTTCCGGAGGAGCCTGACGGACAGGATCGAGTTTTCGAGGAATCGTCCAGGGAGCAGGAAGGTCAATATAAACATGGAAACCTCTTTATAA
- the LOC124307900 gene encoding uncharacterized protein LOC124307900 isoform X1 → MRFAQIIRIFNKCNFRNLSLTECTKQSCSLKTICENKTRFFLTVHRNSLTFPNRRNSSHCLTRIPSIDRIITNKYYFLFQVVIDFLKYPITSTKHVSPCDDGYVYIPVAFMGMLYLVYLVECYHSPIRIDLLHARSQDSILTKLAQLKMAKATIWWKAISYHYVRRKRQITRYRNGDNYTTTQVYYERVNTHAATSFYFYGYCGVKDISKELLLDPKLPITKISLTKGFAFSNMRSATEFEEARSRFFAEQEHRDDYMEMREGLDLGYNFNPTSLVAVLGKPWFTNAYVYWSLSALLLSWPLRIIIECNTQYTDYQITKLFGVNYDAPTANGQPIHASSSQLSAPGSYMLVPSYSEALLMEPAPVPVRSGVSEEPATDMVPSYSEALLYERAYDLQGEVRVEQCPEAAGGSSGGGCECPCHGQVCEAGIPGGSNRSSMEVPEEAQDNCSVGNIGRPCSSCSEEPMSVGHPDPVPRLIGGGSSRGSAEALSQGSESTRAGPQEKPRHIPRENSEPNLRTSSDQLFCGSVPVFGRGAARLSLENILEHDETVESDFGTRAEALILEEDDDFDPRRIAGTSRGAIPKTLEAPAERPKKIPSSRTYFCIKSILKQHRRRYTLVTPEELQNLVGLEQNGDVASTSRGCNPQCCGAHWERIDVNSNTLENGMPRRGQQLFQGSLDSLSSGRLSEAPSMHKRDSSRTLIFASPIQEICPSDPFGGRTLVPSENPPDYEDALDLPVLSRLKRSFTERETRTPGAGVRKHHRTFSIEPEYLFSGNRGVERRCQGDGMPYDVVIPVQNSRVIMPSQYRRTVSEDGASGSSGCCREQEPESGGRLSRLTRSLTERTSSRRNGDRDFRRSLTDRIEFSRNRPGSRKVNINMETSL, encoded by the exons ATGCGTTTTGCACAAATAattagaattttcaacaaatgcaatttccgaaatttgaGTTTAACTGAATGTACGAAGCAGAGCTGCAGTTTGAAAACGATTTGTGAAAACAAAACTAGGTTTTTTCTTACGGTCCATCGTAATTCCTTGACTTTTCCCAACAGACGAAATTCGTCACATTGTTTAACCAGAATACCGTCAATCGACCGAATTATtaccaataaatattatttcctCTTTCAGGTTGTTATTGACTTTTTGAAGTACCCGATTACTAGTACAAAACACGTCTCGCCATGCGACGACGGCTACGTTTACATACCG GTGGCATTCATGGGCATGCTGTACCTCGTCTACTTGGTCGAGTGTTACCACTCGCCGATAAGGATCGACCTTTTGCACGCGAGGAGCCAGGACAGCATACTCACGAAATTAGCACAGCTCAAGATGGCCAAGGCGACGATATGGTGGAAGGCGATATCTTATCACTACGTCCGCAGGAAACGCCAGATAACGAGGTACAGGAACGGTGACAACTACACCACGACTCAG GTCTATTACGAGAGGGTGAACACCCACGCTGCAACCTCGTTTTACTTCTACGGTTACTGCGGCGTCAAGGACATCAGCAAGGAGTTACTCCTGGACCCGAAATTGCCGATAACGAAAATATCCCTTACGAAGGGGTTCGCCTTTTCGAACATGAGGTCAGCGACCGAATTCGAGGAGGCGAGGTCGAGATTCTTCGCTGAACAG GAGCACAGGGACGACTACATGGAGATGCGGGAGGGCCTGGATCTGGGCTACAACTTCAACCCAACCTCCCTTGTTGCTGTCCTCGGAAAACCCTGGTTCACAAACGCTTACGTCTACTGGAGTCTGAGCGCCCTTCTCCTCAGCTGGCCCTTAAGGATCATCATCGAGTGCAACACGCAGTACACCGATTACCAA ATCACAAAACTCTTTGGCGTCAACTACGACGCACCGACCGCAAACGGACAGCCGATTCACGCTTCGTCCAGCCAGCTCAGCGCTCCTGGTTCCTACATGCTGGTTCCGAGCTACAGCGAGGCTCTGCTGATGGAACCGGCACCGGTTCCGGTTCGTTCCGGAGTCAGCGAGGAGCCTGCAACAGACATGGTGCCTAGCTACTCGGAGGCGCTATTGTACGAGAGGGCGTACGACCTCCAGGGTGAAGTGAGGGTCGAGCAGTGCCCGGAGGCGGCTGGCGGTTCCTCGGGAGGAGGCTGCGAGTGTCCGTGTCACGGACAAGTTTGCGAGGCGGGGATTCCCGGCGGGAGCAACCGAAGCTCGATGGAGGTGCCGGAGGAGGCGCAGGACAACTGCTCGGTCGGTAATATCGGCAGGCCCTGTTCGAGCTGCAGCGAGGAGCCGATGAGCGTCGGGCATCCGGATCCCGTACCCAGGCTGATCGGCGGAGGGTCGAGTCGCGGCTCGGCCGAGGCGCTGAGCCAAGGTTCGGAATCGACAAGAGCGGGCCCGCAGGAGAAGCCGCGGCATATCCCGAGGGAGAACTCGGAACCGAACCTAAGGACGAGCTCCGACCAGCTCTTCTGCGGTAGTGTTCCGGTCTTTGGTCGCGGGGCGGCGCGGCTCAGCCTGGAGAACATCCTCGAGCACGATGAGACCGTTGAGTCGGACTTCGGCACCCGGGCTGAGGCCCTGATCCTTGAGGAGGATGACGATTTCGACCCGAGACGTATCGCCGGTACGAGTCGTGGCGCGATTCCGAAAACCCTCGAAGCCCCCGCTGAGCGCCCGAAAAAGATACCCAGCTCCAGGACCTACTTCTGCATCAAGTCCATCCTCAAGCAGCACCGCCGGCGATACACTCTCGTCACACCCGAGGAACTCCAGAACCTCGTTGGCCTCGAGCAGAACGGCGATGTCGCATCTACCAGCCGCGGATGCAACCCTCAATGCTGCGGCGCTCATTGGGAGAGGATCGACGTCAACTCCAACACCCTGGAGAATGGCATGCCGCGCAGGGGGCAGCAGCTATTTCAGGGCAGCCTCGACAGCCTCAGTTCAGGACGCCTCAGCGAGGCCCCATCTATGCACAAACGGGACAGCTCGCGTACCCTCATTTTCGCCAGTCCCATTCAGGAGATATGCCCCAGCGATCCGTTCGGCGGAAGGACTTTAGTGCCCAGCGAAAATCCACCGGACTACGAGGATGCCCTGGATCTTCCTGTTCTCTCCAGACTCAAGCG GTCCTTCACGGAGCGTGAGACGCGAACCCCAGGGGCCGGGGTCCGGAAACACCATCGTACGTTCAGCATAGAGCCGGAGTACTTATTTTCGGGGAACCGGGGAGTCGAGAGGCGCTGTCAGGGTGACGGAATGCCCTACGACGTAGTAATCCCGGTACAGAATAGCAGAGTCATAATGCCGAGTCAGTATCGGCGGACAGTTTCGGAGGACGGAGCTTCCGGTTCGAGCGGTTGCTGCCGGGAGCAGGAGCCGGAATCCGGGGGCCGTCTTTCGCGGCTGACGCGTTCCCTGACGGAGAGAACGTCGTCGAGGAGAAACGGGGATCGTGACTTCCGGAGGAGCCTGACGGACAGGATCGAGTTTTCGAGGAATCGTCCAGGGAGCAGGAAGGTCAATATAAACATGGAAACCTCTTTATAA
- the LOC124307900 gene encoding transmembrane protein 151B-like isoform X2 codes for MFLKIFVIDPLQQRPIPQTLCGALQKEANCKCLVLSVLIYGCLAAVTWCRCANVTKVVIDFLKYPITSTKHVSPCDDGYVYIPVAFMGMLYLVYLVECYHSPIRIDLLHARSQDSILTKLAQLKMAKATIWWKAISYHYVRRKRQITRYRNGDNYTTTQVYYERVNTHAATSFYFYGYCGVKDISKELLLDPKLPITKISLTKGFAFSNMRSATEFEEARSRFFAEQEHRDDYMEMREGLDLGYNFNPTSLVAVLGKPWFTNAYVYWSLSALLLSWPLRIIIECNTQYTDYQITKLFGVNYDAPTANGQPIHASSSQLSAPGSYMLVPSYSEALLMEPAPVPVRSGVSEEPATDMVPSYSEALLYERAYDLQGEVRVEQCPEAAGGSSGGGCECPCHGQVCEAGIPGGSNRSSMEVPEEAQDNCSVGNIGRPCSSCSEEPMSVGHPDPVPRLIGGGSSRGSAEALSQGSESTRAGPQEKPRHIPRENSEPNLRTSSDQLFCGSVPVFGRGAARLSLENILEHDETVESDFGTRAEALILEEDDDFDPRRIAGTSRGAIPKTLEAPAERPKKIPSSRTYFCIKSILKQHRRRYTLVTPEELQNLVGLEQNGDVASTSRGCNPQCCGAHWERIDVNSNTLENGMPRRGQQLFQGSLDSLSSGRLSEAPSMHKRDSSRTLIFASPIQEICPSDPFGGRTLVPSENPPDYEDALDLPVLSRLKRSFTERETRTPGAGVRKHHRTFSIEPEYLFSGNRGVERRCQGDGMPYDVVIPVQNSRVIMPSQYRRTVSEDGASGSSGCCREQEPESGGRLSRLTRSLTERTSSRRNGDRDFRRSLTDRIEFSRNRPGSRKVNINMETSL; via the exons AtgttcttaaaaatttttgtgattgACCCACTGCAGCAGCGGCCAATACCGCAGACGCTTTGCGGCGCCCTACAGAAAGAAGCAAACTGCAAGTGTCTGGTCTTGTCAGTTTTGATATACGGATGTTTAGCGGCTGTGACCTGGTGCAGATGCGCGAACGTTACGAAG GTTGTTATTGACTTTTTGAAGTACCCGATTACTAGTACAAAACACGTCTCGCCATGCGACGACGGCTACGTTTACATACCG GTGGCATTCATGGGCATGCTGTACCTCGTCTACTTGGTCGAGTGTTACCACTCGCCGATAAGGATCGACCTTTTGCACGCGAGGAGCCAGGACAGCATACTCACGAAATTAGCACAGCTCAAGATGGCCAAGGCGACGATATGGTGGAAGGCGATATCTTATCACTACGTCCGCAGGAAACGCCAGATAACGAGGTACAGGAACGGTGACAACTACACCACGACTCAG GTCTATTACGAGAGGGTGAACACCCACGCTGCAACCTCGTTTTACTTCTACGGTTACTGCGGCGTCAAGGACATCAGCAAGGAGTTACTCCTGGACCCGAAATTGCCGATAACGAAAATATCCCTTACGAAGGGGTTCGCCTTTTCGAACATGAGGTCAGCGACCGAATTCGAGGAGGCGAGGTCGAGATTCTTCGCTGAACAG GAGCACAGGGACGACTACATGGAGATGCGGGAGGGCCTGGATCTGGGCTACAACTTCAACCCAACCTCCCTTGTTGCTGTCCTCGGAAAACCCTGGTTCACAAACGCTTACGTCTACTGGAGTCTGAGCGCCCTTCTCCTCAGCTGGCCCTTAAGGATCATCATCGAGTGCAACACGCAGTACACCGATTACCAA ATCACAAAACTCTTTGGCGTCAACTACGACGCACCGACCGCAAACGGACAGCCGATTCACGCTTCGTCCAGCCAGCTCAGCGCTCCTGGTTCCTACATGCTGGTTCCGAGCTACAGCGAGGCTCTGCTGATGGAACCGGCACCGGTTCCGGTTCGTTCCGGAGTCAGCGAGGAGCCTGCAACAGACATGGTGCCTAGCTACTCGGAGGCGCTATTGTACGAGAGGGCGTACGACCTCCAGGGTGAAGTGAGGGTCGAGCAGTGCCCGGAGGCGGCTGGCGGTTCCTCGGGAGGAGGCTGCGAGTGTCCGTGTCACGGACAAGTTTGCGAGGCGGGGATTCCCGGCGGGAGCAACCGAAGCTCGATGGAGGTGCCGGAGGAGGCGCAGGACAACTGCTCGGTCGGTAATATCGGCAGGCCCTGTTCGAGCTGCAGCGAGGAGCCGATGAGCGTCGGGCATCCGGATCCCGTACCCAGGCTGATCGGCGGAGGGTCGAGTCGCGGCTCGGCCGAGGCGCTGAGCCAAGGTTCGGAATCGACAAGAGCGGGCCCGCAGGAGAAGCCGCGGCATATCCCGAGGGAGAACTCGGAACCGAACCTAAGGACGAGCTCCGACCAGCTCTTCTGCGGTAGTGTTCCGGTCTTTGGTCGCGGGGCGGCGCGGCTCAGCCTGGAGAACATCCTCGAGCACGATGAGACCGTTGAGTCGGACTTCGGCACCCGGGCTGAGGCCCTGATCCTTGAGGAGGATGACGATTTCGACCCGAGACGTATCGCCGGTACGAGTCGTGGCGCGATTCCGAAAACCCTCGAAGCCCCCGCTGAGCGCCCGAAAAAGATACCCAGCTCCAGGACCTACTTCTGCATCAAGTCCATCCTCAAGCAGCACCGCCGGCGATACACTCTCGTCACACCCGAGGAACTCCAGAACCTCGTTGGCCTCGAGCAGAACGGCGATGTCGCATCTACCAGCCGCGGATGCAACCCTCAATGCTGCGGCGCTCATTGGGAGAGGATCGACGTCAACTCCAACACCCTGGAGAATGGCATGCCGCGCAGGGGGCAGCAGCTATTTCAGGGCAGCCTCGACAGCCTCAGTTCAGGACGCCTCAGCGAGGCCCCATCTATGCACAAACGGGACAGCTCGCGTACCCTCATTTTCGCCAGTCCCATTCAGGAGATATGCCCCAGCGATCCGTTCGGCGGAAGGACTTTAGTGCCCAGCGAAAATCCACCGGACTACGAGGATGCCCTGGATCTTCCTGTTCTCTCCAGACTCAAGCG GTCCTTCACGGAGCGTGAGACGCGAACCCCAGGGGCCGGGGTCCGGAAACACCATCGTACGTTCAGCATAGAGCCGGAGTACTTATTTTCGGGGAACCGGGGAGTCGAGAGGCGCTGTCAGGGTGACGGAATGCCCTACGACGTAGTAATCCCGGTACAGAATAGCAGAGTCATAATGCCGAGTCAGTATCGGCGGACAGTTTCGGAGGACGGAGCTTCCGGTTCGAGCGGTTGCTGCCGGGAGCAGGAGCCGGAATCCGGGGGCCGTCTTTCGCGGCTGACGCGTTCCCTGACGGAGAGAACGTCGTCGAGGAGAAACGGGGATCGTGACTTCCGGAGGAGCCTGACGGACAGGATCGAGTTTTCGAGGAATCGTCCAGGGAGCAGGAAGGTCAATATAAACATGGAAACCTCTTTATAA